The following proteins come from a genomic window of Winogradskyella sp. PC-19:
- a CDS encoding WD40/YVTN/BNR-like repeat-containing protein, whose product MRNLILIFLVICLFSCQEDYKRPELISKIVVEDIMVDSTLSVRAIDFNEEYLFYGSADHFGKRALNKELKIDITDFKVKNGKNHFKYVYKGDSLPLHFRAVEEINGHLFALSIANPARLYKLSKKAKRVEMVYEERHDKVFYDAIKFWNDKEGIAMGDPTDDCISIIITRDSGESWQKLSCDILPKSVEGEAAFAASDTNIAIVGDETWIATGGMASRILYSPNKGKTWEIFNTPIVQGKPTTGIYSLDFYDVKNGFAIGGDYTDADGNIGNKIRTNDGGETWQLVADGENPGYRSCVQYVPNSNAKELVAVGFKGIDYSNDAGQSWTHLSDEGFYALRFVNDSTAYTAGRGRISKLLFR is encoded by the coding sequence ATGCGAAACCTTATTTTAATATTTCTTGTGATTTGCCTCTTTTCTTGTCAAGAAGATTATAAGCGACCTGAGTTAATTTCAAAAATTGTTGTAGAAGACATAATGGTAGATTCTACATTAAGCGTTAGAGCCATAGATTTTAATGAGGAGTACTTGTTTTACGGAAGTGCTGACCATTTTGGTAAAAGAGCATTGAATAAAGAATTAAAAATCGACATCACTGATTTTAAAGTTAAAAATGGTAAAAATCATTTTAAATACGTTTACAAAGGTGATAGTTTACCTTTACACTTTAGAGCTGTAGAAGAAATTAATGGTCATCTATTTGCTTTATCAATTGCAAACCCAGCAAGACTTTATAAATTATCCAAAAAGGCAAAACGTGTTGAAATGGTTTATGAAGAACGTCACGACAAGGTTTTTTATGATGCAATTAAGTTTTGGAATGATAAAGAAGGTATCGCAATGGGTGATCCAACTGACGATTGTATAAGTATTATTATCACTAGAGATTCTGGTGAATCATGGCAAAAATTATCATGCGATATTTTGCCGAAATCCGTTGAAGGTGAAGCCGCTTTTGCAGCAAGTGACACAAACATTGCCATTGTAGGTGACGAAACTTGGATTGCTACTGGTGGAATGGCTAGCCGCATTTTGTACTCACCAAACAAAGGCAAAACATGGGAGATTTTTAATACTCCAATTGTGCAAGGTAAACCGACTACTGGCATATATTCTTTAGATTTTTATGATGTAAAAAATGGGTTTGCTATTGGTGGTGATTATACAGATGCTGATGGAAATATTGGAAACAAAATAAGAACAAATGATGGTGGGGAAACCTGGCAATTAGTTGCTGATGGAGAAAATCCTGGTTACCGTAGTTGCGTCCAATATGTGCCTAATAGTAATGCTAAAGAATTAGTTGCAGTTGGTTTTAAAGGTATTGACTACAGTAATGACGCTGGTCAATCTTGGACACATCTTAGTGATGAAGGTTTTTATGCTCTAAGATTTGTGAACGACTCTACTGCTTATACTGCAGGTCGAGGAAGAATTAGCAAACTACTGTTTAGATAA
- a CDS encoding sensor of ECF-type sigma factor produces the protein MKKILLILSLFFGLVSFAQRGQMKERIKAQKVAFITEKLSLTADEAEKFWPIYNAFETTTDNIRSKDLRDVKQSVRRNPDMSDAEANKVLDKLLKAENNMHKAKVKLISDLKGVIPVKKIIRLKRAEDEFNRELLKKLRDRRKRD, from the coding sequence ATGAAAAAAATACTACTCATACTATCACTATTCTTTGGCTTAGTAAGCTTTGCGCAAAGAGGTCAAATGAAAGAACGAATAAAAGCACAAAAAGTAGCTTTTATTACTGAAAAACTAAGTTTAACTGCAGATGAAGCTGAAAAATTTTGGCCAATTTATAATGCTTTTGAAACCACAACAGATAATATTAGGTCAAAAGATCTTAGAGATGTTAAACAATCTGTAAGACGTAATCCTGACATGTCTGACGCTGAAGCTAATAAAGTATTAGACAAACTTCTTAAAGCTGAGAATAATATGCATAAAGCTAAGGTTAAATTAATTTCAGATTTAAAAGGCGTTATACCTGTAAAAAAAATTATTCGTCTCAAAAGAGCCGAAGATGAATTTAACAGAGAGCTATTAAAAAAATTAAGAGATAGACGAAAAAGAGATTAA
- a CDS encoding RsmB/NOP family class I SAM-dependent RNA methyltransferase, which yields MRLHRNLCFAVIDGLHLIFNEGEYADKVVQKLLKRDKRWGSRDRGFVAETVYQIVRYKRLYAEIADVKEPFHRDNLWRIFAVWATLRGITLPDWKYFTDTPTRKIKGRFDELSKTRKLRESVPDWMDNLGLEELGEKLWTAEIAMQNQQADVILRVNTLKTNKKDLQAKLASEDIETEFLPNHPSALKLVERANVFKTEAFKNGWFEVQDASSQLVADFLDVKPGMKVVDVCAGAGGKTLHLASLMENKGQIIAMDIYESKLKKLKIRARRNGVHNIELKAIENTKPVKKLHGKADRLLIDAPCSGLGVLRRNPDAKWKLQPEFIENIKKTQEEVLEQYSKMVKDGGKMVYATCSILPSENEKQVEKFLTSENGKNFKLVKDKKILAHKSGFDGFYMALLEKN from the coding sequence ATGCGACTACACAGAAACTTATGCTTTGCAGTAATTGATGGCTTACACCTAATCTTTAATGAAGGTGAATATGCCGACAAAGTGGTTCAAAAACTTTTGAAACGCGATAAGCGCTGGGGAAGTCGTGATCGCGGTTTTGTAGCAGAAACGGTGTACCAAATCGTTAGATATAAAAGATTATATGCAGAAATTGCTGATGTTAAGGAGCCTTTTCATAGAGATAATTTATGGCGGATTTTTGCTGTTTGGGCTACATTAAGAGGTATTACACTTCCCGATTGGAAATATTTTACAGATACACCAACACGAAAAATCAAAGGACGTTTTGACGAGCTTTCTAAAACAAGAAAACTAAGAGAATCTGTACCTGATTGGATGGATAACTTAGGACTTGAAGAACTTGGTGAAAAATTATGGACTGCAGAAATAGCTATGCAAAACCAGCAAGCCGATGTTATTCTTAGGGTTAATACTTTAAAGACAAATAAAAAAGATTTGCAAGCCAAATTGGCCTCTGAAGATATTGAAACCGAGTTTTTACCAAATCATCCATCTGCTTTAAAATTAGTAGAACGTGCAAATGTTTTTAAGACTGAAGCTTTTAAAAATGGTTGGTTCGAAGTACAAGACGCTTCTTCACAATTGGTTGCAGATTTTCTAGACGTAAAGCCGGGCATGAAAGTTGTGGATGTTTGTGCAGGTGCTGGTGGTAAAACATTGCATTTGGCGTCTTTAATGGAAAATAAAGGACAAATCATTGCTATGGATATTTACGAGAGTAAATTAAAGAAACTTAAAATACGAGCACGTAGAAACGGTGTTCATAATATTGAGTTAAAGGCAATTGAAAACACAAAACCTGTTAAGAAATTACATGGCAAAGCAGACAGATTATTAATTGACGCACCATGTTCTGGCTTAGGCGTTTTAAGACGTAATCCAGATGCTAAATGGAAATTACAACCTGAATTTATTGAGAATATTAAAAAAACTCAAGAAGAGGTTTTAGAACAATACTCTAAAATGGTAAAAGATGGCGGTAAAATGGTATATGCTACCTGCTCAATTTTACCATCTGAAAATGAAAAACAAGTTGAAAAATTCTTAACTTCGGAAAATGGAAAGAATTTTAAACTTGTAAAAGACAAAAAAATATTAGCCCACAAATCTGGCTTTGATGGTTTTTACATGGCCTTACTGGAAAAAAATTAA
- a CDS encoding endonuclease translates to MKHIYQLFLLLATGVFSQTVVPPANLSTYYDSSNIEYSASNSDLYDELATIIIGSHSTFLTYGQRHNFLYDADTSSNDPNNVTLIYSGDVQPDDQWLSGNNPNTPQTYNTEHVYPRSLLGSGTAEADLHLLRACIISVNSLRGNDPFRDGSGNYFSSNNEFFPGNDWRGDVARIIMYVNLRYNEPFTDVGSLALFLEWNAADPVVDNGIEDNRNTVISGAQGNRNPFVDNPYLATLIWGGTPAQNRWTVLSTEDFEQEKIKVYPNPVQGNEVTILSNKAIIAEVYDVLGKKVKKQNLTSNQKKLNIANLKKGVYLLRLKTDNGIVTKKLIKQ, encoded by the coding sequence ATGAAACACATTTACCAACTCTTTTTATTATTAGCAACTGGTGTTTTTAGCCAAACAGTTGTTCCTCCTGCAAATTTATCTACTTACTACGACAGTAGTAATATAGAATATTCCGCATCAAATTCAGACTTATATGATGAATTAGCAACTATCATTATAGGAAGTCACTCAACCTTCTTAACATATGGGCAAAGACATAATTTTTTATATGACGCAGACACTTCATCTAATGATCCAAATAATGTAACTCTTATTTACAGTGGTGACGTTCAACCAGACGACCAATGGTTATCAGGTAATAATCCTAACACACCTCAGACTTACAATACAGAGCATGTATATCCACGTTCTTTACTAGGCTCTGGAACTGCAGAAGCTGATTTACACTTGTTACGTGCTTGTATCATAAGTGTTAATTCGTTAAGAGGTAATGATCCTTTTAGAGATGGCTCAGGAAACTATTTCTCATCAAATAACGAGTTTTTTCCAGGTAATGACTGGCGTGGAGATGTTGCTAGAATAATAATGTACGTTAATCTTAGGTATAATGAACCATTTACTGATGTGGGTTCGCTTGCTTTATTTTTAGAATGGAACGCCGCTGACCCAGTAGTTGATAACGGAATAGAAGATAACAGAAATACAGTTATAAGCGGAGCACAAGGAAATAGAAATCCATTTGTAGATAATCCTTATTTAGCAACTTTAATTTGGGGAGGCACACCAGCACAAAACAGATGGACAGTTTTATCAACAGAAGATTTTGAGCAAGAGAAAATCAAAGTATACCCAAATCCTGTTCAAGGAAATGAAGTTACAATACTTTCTAACAAAGCGATTATAGCAGAAGTTTATGATGTGCTTGGAAAAAAAGTCAAAAAGCAAAATTTAACATCAAATCAAAAAAAGCTTAATATTGCTAACCTAAAAAAAGGTGTATACTTATTAAGACTAAAAACAGACAATGGCATAGTTACAAAGAAATTAATAAAACAATAA